Proteins from a single region of Arctopsyche grandis isolate Sample6627 chromosome 1, ASM5162203v2, whole genome shotgun sequence:
- the LOC143910720 gene encoding lysozyme, with amino-acid sequence MLQPSIASSPYLRVLTLSIVLLYLTSSHPGNAKIFTRCQLSKELMRYSFNRSTIGSWICIIENESGRSTTKQNVQSNGTTYGLFQINSNTWCRKGRKAGLCNMKCDDLLNEDLSDDVRCAKRVFEKQGFSAWSSWTTRCKGKPIPDISRCP; translated from the exons ATGCTACAACCCAGTATTGCCTCGTCGCCATATCTAAGAGTGTTAACGTTAAGTATAGTGTTACTCTATTTGACGTCGTCGCATCCCGGCAATGCAAAAATCTTCACTAGGTGTCAGCTTTCAAAGGAGCTAATGAGGTACTCCTTCAACAGAAGCACCATTGGAAGTT GGATATGTATAATTGAGAACGAGAGTGGAAGATCAACCACGAAACAGAACGTACAATCAAACGGCACAACATACGGACTTTTTCAA ATCAACAGCAATACATGGTGCAGAAAAGGCCGTAAAGCGGGACTATGCAATATGAAATGCGAcg ATCTATTGAATGAGGATTTATCCGACGATGTGAGGTGCGCCAAAAGAGTTTTCGAAAAACAGGGCTTTTCCGCTTGGTCGTCTTGGACCACAAGATGTAAAGGAAAACCCATTCCAGATATTTCCAGATGtccttaa